One Ochotona princeps isolate mOchPri1 chromosome 29, mOchPri1.hap1, whole genome shotgun sequence genomic region harbors:
- the RIMBP2 gene encoding RIMS-binding protein 2 isoform X2 produces the protein MREAADRRQQLELEHEQALAILNAKQQEIDLLQRAQVEAKKEHEGAVRLLESKVRELEQKCRAQSEQFDLLSRDLEKFRQHAGHIHLLSGSPPAARKPFPKLMNGLAPPIGRGQEGTAGGCPVTGGGARPLPLTTAAEKPTCPSPPGAPRCRFESKMDNERKSNTSKQSYSGRVHLCVARYSYNPFDGPNENPEAELPLTAGKYLYIYGDMDEDGFYEGELLDGQRGLVPSNFVDFVQDSESRLTSTLGSEQEQNLINQPGLGLERADILDLHSATHVDSDLPSNGAGTLDVDLDDIGEDTVPYPRKITLIKQLAKSVIVGWEPPAVPPGWGTVSSYNVLVDKEPRVNLALGSRTKALVEKLNMATCTYRISVQCVTSRGSSDELQCTLLVGRDVVVAPSQLRVDNITQISAQLSWLPTNSNYSHLIFLNEEEFDIVRAARYKYQFLNLRPNMAYKVRVRAQPHQVPWQLPLEQREKKEAFVEFSTLPAGPPAPPQDVTVQAGLSTATVQVSWKPPMLTAAGLSNGANVTGYGVYAKGQRGESVDSSAAAIPPDLLVPPTPHPRTVPPAKPLAGVPDTKDESLGTHIRTDEVWEQGRAPALGHGHMLEPPSLQGSGRRSPSPSRILPQPQGAPVSSTAAKAMAREAAQRVAESSRLEKRSIFLGRGSTGPCANSDEEDGYTSPDLRRRGASVDDFLKGSELGKQPHCCHGEEYPTESSRGSDLSDITEEDEEELCSEIQLEDGGRRRSSGPAHGALKERSKPRMADGALSEPAELPAQPHLSKRLFSIPEVAEEDPEPCELPRRQGVRCGPRPRPRAPQGSRLPGQALEDFLLEDRGCRFSRWATRSPDSGLDCGSEEEELRFSFGNASAPCSPGPGRCPCRRSPRPLLARRRTLTRQSSVEEDFEEQILGNPASTGRADHGGRRFPPGGVGPPRPRPVAASPIDEYAGRNRLSPDFYEESETDPGTEELPARIFVALFDYDPLTMSPNPDAAEEELPFKEGQVIKVYGDKDADGFYRGETCARLGLIPCNMVSEIQADDEETMDQLLRQGFLPLSTPVQRAERSRRSGRQRSVSTRRMVAVYDYDPRESSPNVDAEAELTFCTGDIIAVFGEIDEDGFYYGELNGQKGLVPSNFLEEVPDDVEVYLSDVPSHCSQDTPTRPKAKRVPAEGSGPARSAPPPTTHLHSGSPPPSVGSGSPGRGREMSSRKKKGLLSKGKKLLRKLGAVR, from the exons GCCAGGAGGGCACGGCTGGAGGTTGCCCTGTGACCGGAGGAGGGGCCCGGCCTCTGCCGCTCACCACTGCAGCTGAGAAGCCCACCTGCCCGTCGCCGCCTGGGGCCCCGAGATGCAGGTTTGAATCCAAG ATGGACAATGAGAGGAAGTCCAACACCTCGAAGCAGAGCTACTCAGGCAGGGTCCACTTATGTGTGGCCCGCTACAG TTACAACCCCTTCGATGGCCCCAACGAGAACCCAGAGGCCGAGCTGCCCCTCACGGCCGGAAAGTACCTCTACATCTATGGAGACATGGACGAGGACGGGTTCTATGAAG GGGAGCTCCTGGACGGGCAGAGGGGCTTGGTGCCCTCCAACTTTGTGGACTTCGTTCAGGACAGCGAGTCACGGCTGACGAGCACCCTGGGGAGCGAGCAGGAGCAGAACCTCATCAACCAACCCGGTCTCGGCTTGGAGCGGGCCGACATCCTCGACCTCCACTCCGCGACCCACGTGGACTCCGACCTCCCCAGCAACGGCGCGGGGACGCTGGACGTGGACCTTGATGACATCGGAGAAGACACCGTGCCTTACCCTCGGAAAATCACCCTCATCAAGCAGTTGGCCAAGAGTGTGATCGTGGGCTGGGAGCCCCCGGCTGTGCCCCCGGGCTGGGGGACTGTGAGCAGCTACAATGTCCTGGTGGACAAGGAGCCCCGCGTGAACCTTGCACTGGGCAGCAGAACTAAGGCCCTGGTCGAGAAGCTCAACATGGCCACCTGCACCTACCGCATCTCCGTGCAGTGCGTCACGAGCCGGGGCAGCTCAGATGAACTGCAGTGTACGCTGCTGGTGGGCAGGGACGTGGTGGTGGCCCCCTCACAACTGCGGGTGGACAACATCACTCAgatctctgcccagctttcctggCTGCCCACCAACAGCAACTACAGCCACCTCATCTTCCTCAACGAGGAGGAGTTTGACATCGTCCGAGCCGCCAGGTACAAGTACCAGTTCCTCAACCTCAGGCCCAACATGGCGTACAAGGTGCGGGTCCGGGCGCAGCCCCACCAGGTGCCCTGGCAGCTGCCGCTGGagcagagggagaagaaggaggcCTTCGTCGAGTTCTCCACACTGCCCGCAG GCCCTCCGGCACCCCCACAAGACGTCACTGTCCAAGCCGGGCTCAGCACGGCCACAGTCCAGGTGTCCTGGAAGCCCCCCATGTTGACTGCTGCTGGGCTCTCCAACGGTGCCAATGTCACCGGCTACGGCGTGTATGCCAAAGGGCAGAGG GGCGAGTCCGTGGACTCCTCCGCAGCTGCCATCCCCCCTGACCTCCTGGTGCCTCCGACCCCCCACCCAAGAACTGTCCCCCCAGCGAAGCCTCTAGCAGGTGTCCCCGATACCAAAGATGAGTCCCTGGGTACCCACATCAGAACGGACGAGGTCTGGGAGCAGGGCCGGGCGCCTGCCCTGGGACACGGGCACATGCTGGAGCCGCCCAGCCTGCAAGGCAGTGGGCGGCGCTCGCCCTCACCCAGCCGCATCCTGCCGCAGCCACAGGGGGCCCCCGTGTCCAGCACCGCCGCCAAGGCCATGGCCCGGGAGGCAGCACAGAGGGTGGCCGAGAGCAGCCGG TTAGAGAAAAGGAGCATATTCCTGGGGCGGGGCAGCACGGGGCCGTGCGCCAACTCCGACGAGGAGGATGGCTACACCTCCCCCGACCTCCGCCGGAGAGGCGCCTCTGTGGACGACTTTCTGAAAGGCTCCGAGCTCGGCaagcag CCCCACTGCTGCCATGGCGAGGAGTACCCCACCGAGAGCAGCCGGGGCTCCGACCTGTCGGACATCacggaggaggacgaggaggagctGTGCTCCGAGATACAGCTAGAGGATGGAGGCCGCCGGCGGTCCAGCGGCCCCGCCCACGGCGCCCTCAAG GAACGCTCTAAGCCTAGGATGGCAGACGGCGCCCTGTCGGAGCCGGCCGAGCTCCCCGCACAGCCGCACCTCAGTAAGCGGCTCTTCAGTATCCCCGAAGTGGCCGAGGAGGACCCAGAGCCCTGCGAGCTGCCGCGCAGACAGGGGGTGCGTTGTGGCCccaggccacgcccccgggctcCGCAGGGCTCCAGGCTCCCCGGGCAGGCCTTGGAGGACTTCCTGCTGGAGGACAGGGGCTGCCGCTTCAGCCGCTGGGCCACTCGGAGCCCGGACAGCGGCCTGGACTGCGGCAGCGAAGAGGAAGAGCTGCGGTTCAGTTTTGGGAATGCCTCGGCCCCGTGCAGCCCTGGCCCCGGCCGCTGCCCCTGCAGGAGGAGCCCGCGGCCCCTGCTGGCCCGGCGGCGGACGCTGACCCGGCAGAGCAGTGTCGAGGAGGACTTCGAGGAGCAG ATCCTAGGGAACCCGGCATCCACGGGGCGGGCGGACCACGGCGGGCGGCGCTTCCCCCCAGGTGGCGTGGGTCCTCCGAGGCCGCGGCCCGTGGCGGCCTCCCCCATCG ACGAGTATGCAGGGAGGAACCGCCTCTCCCCCGACTTCTACGAGGAGTCAGAGACGGACCCCGGCACCGAGGAACTCCCAGCCCGCATCTTTGTGGCCCTTTTTGACTACGACCCACTGACCATGTCCCCCAACCCAGACGCTGCGGAGGAGGAGCTCCCCTTCAAAGAGGGACAGGTCATCAAG GTCTATGGTGATAAAGACGCCGATGGCTTCTACCGTGGGGAAACCTGTGCCCGGCTGGGCCTCATCCCATGCAACATGGTCTCAGAGATCCAGGCGGACGACGAGGAAACCATGGACCAGCTGCTGCGGCAAGGCTTCCTGCCCCTGAGCACACCTGTGCAGAGAGCAG AGAGAAGCCGGAGGAGCGGCAGGCAGCGTTCTGTGTCCACTCGCAGGATGGTGGCTGTTTACGACTATGACCCCAGAGAGAGCTCGCCCAATGTGGACGCAGAG GCCGAGCTCACCTTCTGCACGGGCGACATCATCGCCGTCTTTGGGGAGATTGACGAAGACGGGTTTTACTAC GGAGAGCTGAACGGGCAGAAAGGCCTGGTGCCCTCCAActtcctggaagaagtgcctgacgACGTGGAGGTCTACCTATCTGACGTACCATCCCACTGCTCGCAGGACACGCCCACGCGGCCAAAGGCCAAACGG GTTCCTGCTGAGGGGTCAGGGCCAGCAAGGAGCGCTCCACCTCCCACAACCCACCTCCACTCGGGGTCACCTCCGCCCTCCGTGGGTTCTGGGAGTCCCGGGAGAGGCAGGGAAATGTCCTCGAGAAAGAAAAAGGGGCTGCTTTCCAAGGGCAAGAAACTGCTGAGAAAGCTGGGCGCAGTGCGGTGA
- the RIMBP2 gene encoding RIMS-binding protein 2 isoform X3, giving the protein MREAADRRQQLELEHEQALAILNAKQQEIDLLQRAQVEAKKEHEGAVRLLESKVRELEQKCRAQSEQFDLLSRDLEKFRQHAGHIHLLSGSPPAARKPFPKLMNGLAPPIGRGQEGTAGGCPVTGGGARPLPLTTAAEKPTCPSPPGAPRCRFESKMDNERKSNTSKQSYSGRVHLCVARYSYNPFDGPNENPEAELPLTAGKYLYIYGDMDEDGFYEGELLDGQRGLVPSNFVDFVQDSESRLTSTLGSEQEQNLINQPGLGLERADILDLHSATHVDSDLPSNGAGTLDVDLDDIGEDTVPYPRKITLIKQLAKSVIVGWEPPAVPPGWGTVSSYNVLVDKEPRVNLALGSRTKALVEKLNMATCTYRISVQCVTSRGSSDELQCTLLVGRDVVVAPSQLRVDNITQISAQLSWLPTNSNYSHLIFLNEEEFDIVRAARYKYQFLNLRPNMAYKVRVRAQPHQVPWQLPLEQREKKEAFVEFSTLPAGPPAPPQDVTVQAGLSTATVQVSWKPPMLTAAGLSNGANVTGYGVYAKGQRVAEVIFPTADGTAVELVRLRSLEAKTVTVRTFSVQGESVDSSAAAIPPDLLVPPTPHPRTVPPAKPLAGVPDTKDESLGTHIRTDEVWEQGRAPALGHGHMLEPPSLQGSGRRSPSPSRILPQPQGAPVSSTAAKAMAREAAQRVAESSRLEKRSIFLGRGSTGPCANSDEEDGYTSPDLRRRGASVDDFLKGSELGKQPHCCHGEEYPTESSRGSDLSDITEEDEEELCSEIQLEDGGRRRSSGPAHGALKERSKPRMADGALSEPAELPAQPHLSKRLFSIPEVAEEDPEPCELPRRQGVRCGPRPRPRAPQGSRLPGQALEDFLLEDRGCRFSRWATRSPDSGLDCGSEEEELRFSFGNASAPCSPGPGRCPCRRSPRPLLARRRTLTRQSSVEEDFEEQILGNPASTGRADHGGRRFPPGGVGPPRPRPVAASPIDEYAGRNRLSPDFYEESETDPGTEELPARIFVALFDYDPLTMSPNPDAAEEELPFKEGQVIKVYGDKDADGFYRGETCARLGLIPCNMVSEIQADDEETMDQLLRQGFLPLSTPVQRAERSRRSGRQRSVSTRRMVAVYDYDPRESSPNVDAEAELTFCTGDIIAVFGEIDEDGFYYGELNGQKGLVPSNFLEEVPDDVEVYLSDVPSHCSQDTPTRPKAKRKSVHFTP; this is encoded by the exons GCCAGGAGGGCACGGCTGGAGGTTGCCCTGTGACCGGAGGAGGGGCCCGGCCTCTGCCGCTCACCACTGCAGCTGAGAAGCCCACCTGCCCGTCGCCGCCTGGGGCCCCGAGATGCAGGTTTGAATCCAAG ATGGACAATGAGAGGAAGTCCAACACCTCGAAGCAGAGCTACTCAGGCAGGGTCCACTTATGTGTGGCCCGCTACAG TTACAACCCCTTCGATGGCCCCAACGAGAACCCAGAGGCCGAGCTGCCCCTCACGGCCGGAAAGTACCTCTACATCTATGGAGACATGGACGAGGACGGGTTCTATGAAG GGGAGCTCCTGGACGGGCAGAGGGGCTTGGTGCCCTCCAACTTTGTGGACTTCGTTCAGGACAGCGAGTCACGGCTGACGAGCACCCTGGGGAGCGAGCAGGAGCAGAACCTCATCAACCAACCCGGTCTCGGCTTGGAGCGGGCCGACATCCTCGACCTCCACTCCGCGACCCACGTGGACTCCGACCTCCCCAGCAACGGCGCGGGGACGCTGGACGTGGACCTTGATGACATCGGAGAAGACACCGTGCCTTACCCTCGGAAAATCACCCTCATCAAGCAGTTGGCCAAGAGTGTGATCGTGGGCTGGGAGCCCCCGGCTGTGCCCCCGGGCTGGGGGACTGTGAGCAGCTACAATGTCCTGGTGGACAAGGAGCCCCGCGTGAACCTTGCACTGGGCAGCAGAACTAAGGCCCTGGTCGAGAAGCTCAACATGGCCACCTGCACCTACCGCATCTCCGTGCAGTGCGTCACGAGCCGGGGCAGCTCAGATGAACTGCAGTGTACGCTGCTGGTGGGCAGGGACGTGGTGGTGGCCCCCTCACAACTGCGGGTGGACAACATCACTCAgatctctgcccagctttcctggCTGCCCACCAACAGCAACTACAGCCACCTCATCTTCCTCAACGAGGAGGAGTTTGACATCGTCCGAGCCGCCAGGTACAAGTACCAGTTCCTCAACCTCAGGCCCAACATGGCGTACAAGGTGCGGGTCCGGGCGCAGCCCCACCAGGTGCCCTGGCAGCTGCCGCTGGagcagagggagaagaaggaggcCTTCGTCGAGTTCTCCACACTGCCCGCAG GCCCTCCGGCACCCCCACAAGACGTCACTGTCCAAGCCGGGCTCAGCACGGCCACAGTCCAGGTGTCCTGGAAGCCCCCCATGTTGACTGCTGCTGGGCTCTCCAACGGTGCCAATGTCACCGGCTACGGCGTGTATGCCAAAGGGCAGAGG GTGGCCGAGGTCATCTTCCCCACAGCGGATGGCACTGCCGTGGAGCTTGTGCGACTGCGGAGCCTGGAGGCCAAGACTGTGACTGTGCGCACCTTCTCCGTCCAGGGCGAGTCCGTGGACTCCTCCGCAGCTGCCATCCCCCCTGACCTCCTGGTGCCTCCGACCCCCCACCCAAGAACTGTCCCCCCAGCGAAGCCTCTAGCAGGTGTCCCCGATACCAAAGATGAGTCCCTGGGTACCCACATCAGAACGGACGAGGTCTGGGAGCAGGGCCGGGCGCCTGCCCTGGGACACGGGCACATGCTGGAGCCGCCCAGCCTGCAAGGCAGTGGGCGGCGCTCGCCCTCACCCAGCCGCATCCTGCCGCAGCCACAGGGGGCCCCCGTGTCCAGCACCGCCGCCAAGGCCATGGCCCGGGAGGCAGCACAGAGGGTGGCCGAGAGCAGCCGG TTAGAGAAAAGGAGCATATTCCTGGGGCGGGGCAGCACGGGGCCGTGCGCCAACTCCGACGAGGAGGATGGCTACACCTCCCCCGACCTCCGCCGGAGAGGCGCCTCTGTGGACGACTTTCTGAAAGGCTCCGAGCTCGGCaagcag CCCCACTGCTGCCATGGCGAGGAGTACCCCACCGAGAGCAGCCGGGGCTCCGACCTGTCGGACATCacggaggaggacgaggaggagctGTGCTCCGAGATACAGCTAGAGGATGGAGGCCGCCGGCGGTCCAGCGGCCCCGCCCACGGCGCCCTCAAG GAACGCTCTAAGCCTAGGATGGCAGACGGCGCCCTGTCGGAGCCGGCCGAGCTCCCCGCACAGCCGCACCTCAGTAAGCGGCTCTTCAGTATCCCCGAAGTGGCCGAGGAGGACCCAGAGCCCTGCGAGCTGCCGCGCAGACAGGGGGTGCGTTGTGGCCccaggccacgcccccgggctcCGCAGGGCTCCAGGCTCCCCGGGCAGGCCTTGGAGGACTTCCTGCTGGAGGACAGGGGCTGCCGCTTCAGCCGCTGGGCCACTCGGAGCCCGGACAGCGGCCTGGACTGCGGCAGCGAAGAGGAAGAGCTGCGGTTCAGTTTTGGGAATGCCTCGGCCCCGTGCAGCCCTGGCCCCGGCCGCTGCCCCTGCAGGAGGAGCCCGCGGCCCCTGCTGGCCCGGCGGCGGACGCTGACCCGGCAGAGCAGTGTCGAGGAGGACTTCGAGGAGCAG ATCCTAGGGAACCCGGCATCCACGGGGCGGGCGGACCACGGCGGGCGGCGCTTCCCCCCAGGTGGCGTGGGTCCTCCGAGGCCGCGGCCCGTGGCGGCCTCCCCCATCG ACGAGTATGCAGGGAGGAACCGCCTCTCCCCCGACTTCTACGAGGAGTCAGAGACGGACCCCGGCACCGAGGAACTCCCAGCCCGCATCTTTGTGGCCCTTTTTGACTACGACCCACTGACCATGTCCCCCAACCCAGACGCTGCGGAGGAGGAGCTCCCCTTCAAAGAGGGACAGGTCATCAAG GTCTATGGTGATAAAGACGCCGATGGCTTCTACCGTGGGGAAACCTGTGCCCGGCTGGGCCTCATCCCATGCAACATGGTCTCAGAGATCCAGGCGGACGACGAGGAAACCATGGACCAGCTGCTGCGGCAAGGCTTCCTGCCCCTGAGCACACCTGTGCAGAGAGCAG AGAGAAGCCGGAGGAGCGGCAGGCAGCGTTCTGTGTCCACTCGCAGGATGGTGGCTGTTTACGACTATGACCCCAGAGAGAGCTCGCCCAATGTGGACGCAGAG GCCGAGCTCACCTTCTGCACGGGCGACATCATCGCCGTCTTTGGGGAGATTGACGAAGACGGGTTTTACTAC GGAGAGCTGAACGGGCAGAAAGGCCTGGTGCCCTCCAActtcctggaagaagtgcctgacgACGTGGAGGTCTACCTATCTGACGTACCATCCCACTGCTCGCAGGACACGCCCACGCGGCCAAAGGCCAAACGG AAGAGTGTTCATTTCACACCTTAA
- the RIMBP2 gene encoding RIMS-binding protein 2 isoform X1, protein MREAADRRQQLELEHEQALAILNAKQQEIDLLQRAQVEAKKEHEGAVRLLESKVRELEQKCRAQSEQFDLLSRDLEKFRQHAGHIHLLSGSPPAARKPFPKLMNGLAPPIGRGQEGTAGGCPVTGGGARPLPLTTAAEKPTCPSPPGAPRCRFESKMDNERKSNTSKQSYSGRVHLCVARYSYNPFDGPNENPEAELPLTAGKYLYIYGDMDEDGFYEGELLDGQRGLVPSNFVDFVQDSESRLTSTLGSEQEQNLINQPGLGLERADILDLHSATHVDSDLPSNGAGTLDVDLDDIGEDTVPYPRKITLIKQLAKSVIVGWEPPAVPPGWGTVSSYNVLVDKEPRVNLALGSRTKALVEKLNMATCTYRISVQCVTSRGSSDELQCTLLVGRDVVVAPSQLRVDNITQISAQLSWLPTNSNYSHLIFLNEEEFDIVRAARYKYQFLNLRPNMAYKVRVRAQPHQVPWQLPLEQREKKEAFVEFSTLPAGPPAPPQDVTVQAGLSTATVQVSWKPPMLTAAGLSNGANVTGYGVYAKGQRVAEVIFPTADGTAVELVRLRSLEAKTVTVRTFSVQGESVDSSAAAIPPDLLVPPTPHPRTVPPAKPLAGVPDTKDESLGTHIRTDEVWEQGRAPALGHGHMLEPPSLQGSGRRSPSPSRILPQPQGAPVSSTAAKAMAREAAQRVAESSRLEKRSIFLGRGSTGPCANSDEEDGYTSPDLRRRGASVDDFLKGSELGKQPHCCHGEEYPTESSRGSDLSDITEEDEEELCSEIQLEDGGRRRSSGPAHGALKERSKPRMADGALSEPAELPAQPHLSKRLFSIPEVAEEDPEPCELPRRQGVRCGPRPRPRAPQGSRLPGQALEDFLLEDRGCRFSRWATRSPDSGLDCGSEEEELRFSFGNASAPCSPGPGRCPCRRSPRPLLARRRTLTRQSSVEEDFEEQILGNPASTGRADHGGRRFPPGGVGPPRPRPVAASPIDEYAGRNRLSPDFYEESETDPGTEELPARIFVALFDYDPLTMSPNPDAAEEELPFKEGQVIKVYGDKDADGFYRGETCARLGLIPCNMVSEIQADDEETMDQLLRQGFLPLSTPVQRAERSRRSGRQRSVSTRRMVAVYDYDPRESSPNVDAEAELTFCTGDIIAVFGEIDEDGFYYGELNGQKGLVPSNFLEEVPDDVEVYLSDVPSHCSQDTPTRPKAKRVPAEGSGPARSAPPPTTHLHSGSPPPSVGSGSPGRGREMSSRKKKGLLSKGKKLLRKLGAVR, encoded by the exons GCCAGGAGGGCACGGCTGGAGGTTGCCCTGTGACCGGAGGAGGGGCCCGGCCTCTGCCGCTCACCACTGCAGCTGAGAAGCCCACCTGCCCGTCGCCGCCTGGGGCCCCGAGATGCAGGTTTGAATCCAAG ATGGACAATGAGAGGAAGTCCAACACCTCGAAGCAGAGCTACTCAGGCAGGGTCCACTTATGTGTGGCCCGCTACAG TTACAACCCCTTCGATGGCCCCAACGAGAACCCAGAGGCCGAGCTGCCCCTCACGGCCGGAAAGTACCTCTACATCTATGGAGACATGGACGAGGACGGGTTCTATGAAG GGGAGCTCCTGGACGGGCAGAGGGGCTTGGTGCCCTCCAACTTTGTGGACTTCGTTCAGGACAGCGAGTCACGGCTGACGAGCACCCTGGGGAGCGAGCAGGAGCAGAACCTCATCAACCAACCCGGTCTCGGCTTGGAGCGGGCCGACATCCTCGACCTCCACTCCGCGACCCACGTGGACTCCGACCTCCCCAGCAACGGCGCGGGGACGCTGGACGTGGACCTTGATGACATCGGAGAAGACACCGTGCCTTACCCTCGGAAAATCACCCTCATCAAGCAGTTGGCCAAGAGTGTGATCGTGGGCTGGGAGCCCCCGGCTGTGCCCCCGGGCTGGGGGACTGTGAGCAGCTACAATGTCCTGGTGGACAAGGAGCCCCGCGTGAACCTTGCACTGGGCAGCAGAACTAAGGCCCTGGTCGAGAAGCTCAACATGGCCACCTGCACCTACCGCATCTCCGTGCAGTGCGTCACGAGCCGGGGCAGCTCAGATGAACTGCAGTGTACGCTGCTGGTGGGCAGGGACGTGGTGGTGGCCCCCTCACAACTGCGGGTGGACAACATCACTCAgatctctgcccagctttcctggCTGCCCACCAACAGCAACTACAGCCACCTCATCTTCCTCAACGAGGAGGAGTTTGACATCGTCCGAGCCGCCAGGTACAAGTACCAGTTCCTCAACCTCAGGCCCAACATGGCGTACAAGGTGCGGGTCCGGGCGCAGCCCCACCAGGTGCCCTGGCAGCTGCCGCTGGagcagagggagaagaaggaggcCTTCGTCGAGTTCTCCACACTGCCCGCAG GCCCTCCGGCACCCCCACAAGACGTCACTGTCCAAGCCGGGCTCAGCACGGCCACAGTCCAGGTGTCCTGGAAGCCCCCCATGTTGACTGCTGCTGGGCTCTCCAACGGTGCCAATGTCACCGGCTACGGCGTGTATGCCAAAGGGCAGAGG GTGGCCGAGGTCATCTTCCCCACAGCGGATGGCACTGCCGTGGAGCTTGTGCGACTGCGGAGCCTGGAGGCCAAGACTGTGACTGTGCGCACCTTCTCCGTCCAGGGCGAGTCCGTGGACTCCTCCGCAGCTGCCATCCCCCCTGACCTCCTGGTGCCTCCGACCCCCCACCCAAGAACTGTCCCCCCAGCGAAGCCTCTAGCAGGTGTCCCCGATACCAAAGATGAGTCCCTGGGTACCCACATCAGAACGGACGAGGTCTGGGAGCAGGGCCGGGCGCCTGCCCTGGGACACGGGCACATGCTGGAGCCGCCCAGCCTGCAAGGCAGTGGGCGGCGCTCGCCCTCACCCAGCCGCATCCTGCCGCAGCCACAGGGGGCCCCCGTGTCCAGCACCGCCGCCAAGGCCATGGCCCGGGAGGCAGCACAGAGGGTGGCCGAGAGCAGCCGG TTAGAGAAAAGGAGCATATTCCTGGGGCGGGGCAGCACGGGGCCGTGCGCCAACTCCGACGAGGAGGATGGCTACACCTCCCCCGACCTCCGCCGGAGAGGCGCCTCTGTGGACGACTTTCTGAAAGGCTCCGAGCTCGGCaagcag CCCCACTGCTGCCATGGCGAGGAGTACCCCACCGAGAGCAGCCGGGGCTCCGACCTGTCGGACATCacggaggaggacgaggaggagctGTGCTCCGAGATACAGCTAGAGGATGGAGGCCGCCGGCGGTCCAGCGGCCCCGCCCACGGCGCCCTCAAG GAACGCTCTAAGCCTAGGATGGCAGACGGCGCCCTGTCGGAGCCGGCCGAGCTCCCCGCACAGCCGCACCTCAGTAAGCGGCTCTTCAGTATCCCCGAAGTGGCCGAGGAGGACCCAGAGCCCTGCGAGCTGCCGCGCAGACAGGGGGTGCGTTGTGGCCccaggccacgcccccgggctcCGCAGGGCTCCAGGCTCCCCGGGCAGGCCTTGGAGGACTTCCTGCTGGAGGACAGGGGCTGCCGCTTCAGCCGCTGGGCCACTCGGAGCCCGGACAGCGGCCTGGACTGCGGCAGCGAAGAGGAAGAGCTGCGGTTCAGTTTTGGGAATGCCTCGGCCCCGTGCAGCCCTGGCCCCGGCCGCTGCCCCTGCAGGAGGAGCCCGCGGCCCCTGCTGGCCCGGCGGCGGACGCTGACCCGGCAGAGCAGTGTCGAGGAGGACTTCGAGGAGCAG ATCCTAGGGAACCCGGCATCCACGGGGCGGGCGGACCACGGCGGGCGGCGCTTCCCCCCAGGTGGCGTGGGTCCTCCGAGGCCGCGGCCCGTGGCGGCCTCCCCCATCG ACGAGTATGCAGGGAGGAACCGCCTCTCCCCCGACTTCTACGAGGAGTCAGAGACGGACCCCGGCACCGAGGAACTCCCAGCCCGCATCTTTGTGGCCCTTTTTGACTACGACCCACTGACCATGTCCCCCAACCCAGACGCTGCGGAGGAGGAGCTCCCCTTCAAAGAGGGACAGGTCATCAAG GTCTATGGTGATAAAGACGCCGATGGCTTCTACCGTGGGGAAACCTGTGCCCGGCTGGGCCTCATCCCATGCAACATGGTCTCAGAGATCCAGGCGGACGACGAGGAAACCATGGACCAGCTGCTGCGGCAAGGCTTCCTGCCCCTGAGCACACCTGTGCAGAGAGCAG AGAGAAGCCGGAGGAGCGGCAGGCAGCGTTCTGTGTCCACTCGCAGGATGGTGGCTGTTTACGACTATGACCCCAGAGAGAGCTCGCCCAATGTGGACGCAGAG GCCGAGCTCACCTTCTGCACGGGCGACATCATCGCCGTCTTTGGGGAGATTGACGAAGACGGGTTTTACTAC GGAGAGCTGAACGGGCAGAAAGGCCTGGTGCCCTCCAActtcctggaagaagtgcctgacgACGTGGAGGTCTACCTATCTGACGTACCATCCCACTGCTCGCAGGACACGCCCACGCGGCCAAAGGCCAAACGG GTTCCTGCTGAGGGGTCAGGGCCAGCAAGGAGCGCTCCACCTCCCACAACCCACCTCCACTCGGGGTCACCTCCGCCCTCCGTGGGTTCTGGGAGTCCCGGGAGAGGCAGGGAAATGTCCTCGAGAAAGAAAAAGGGGCTGCTTTCCAAGGGCAAGAAACTGCTGAGAAAGCTGGGCGCAGTGCGGTGA